GGGAGACGGAAAAGGACGTGTTCGGCAATCGCTGCATCGACGTTCTGTCGGACCTCATGCCGGATCTTCGCAACCGCATCGTGGATCATCGCTTCATCGATCCCGTCGAAATGGAAGGCGAGCTCGGCCTCGTGCAATCGCATATCACGCACGGCGATATGCTCCCCGGCGCTCTGTTCGGCGCAAGGCCTCACCATTCCGTTCACAACTACCGAACCCCGCTGAAGGGCCTTTACCTGTCAGGAGCAGGCACGTGGCCAGGCGGATACGTCACGGGCATTCCCGGCTTCAATGCCAGCAATGCCGTACTCGAGGATCGCGCGCAGCTGCGTGCGAGTGCATAAGGAGACAACCATGGAATTCCTCGTCAACATCAAGCTTCGCTGGTCGGAGAACATGGATCCGAACCTGAAGGAAAGGGTCATCAGGGAAGAGCGTGCCCACGCTGCCGATCTGATCAAGCAGGGGCATCTGGTTCGGATGTGGCGCGTTCCATGCCGCTTCGAGAATTGGGGGATCTGGCGCGCGAAGGATGCAACCGAACTGCACGATATCATCACCGGGCTGCCTGCCAATCCATGGATGCACGATATCGTCGTTCACCCCCTGGCCAGGCACGCGGTCGATCCGGCCCCCTATCATGGGTGATCGCTCGGATCGAGAGCGCCGGCATTAGAGCGAGTGCGCGCCATGGACGGGTTGCCGCCGCCGCAACGTCGATGGGCCATGACGGCGGTGACAATCGCCATCGTCATGGCCGTGCTCGATGGAGCGCTGATCAATCTGGCCCTCCCGCTGATGGCACGGGATCTCGGCGCGAACCCATCCCTGGTCGTTTGGGTCGTCAGCTCCTATCAGCTCGTCATTACCATTTCCCTGTTTCCGTTCTCGGCTCTTGGGGATCGGATCGGCTATAGCAGGGTCTTCATCGGAGGGATGCTGCTCTTCACAGCCGCATCCCTGGCTTGTGCGCTGGCGTCGTCCGTTTCCTCGCTCATCGGAGCGCGCGTTCTGCAGGGCCTCGGCGCCTCTGCCCTGATGAGCGTGAACATTGCGCTCGTCCGCTACATCTACCCGAAGCACGCGCTCGGGCGTGGGATCGGCTACAACACGCTCATCGTCGCCCTCTCCGCCAGCGCGGGCCCTTCCATCGCGGCGGCAATTCTCGCCGTCGCGCCATGGCCGTGGCTGTTCGGGATCAATGTGCCCTTGGGTCTTGCAGCTTCGGCGATCGGAGTTCTCGCTCTGCCGAAAACGCCTCTTCACAATCAGGGCTTCGACCTGTCGGGCTCGATCCTGAGCGCGGTCACGATTGGGATCCTCGTCATCGCGGCCGATGGACTGGGTTACGACAGCGAAAACCGTTTCCCGGCGTCGGTTCAGGCTTTCGTGATCGTCGCGCTTCTCTTCTGGCTGTATCTCGATCAGCGCCGGAAATCGACCCCCGCCATTCCGCTCGATATCCTCCGCATCCCGAGCGTTGGCCTTTCGGCGCTTACCGCGACGCTCAGTTACGTCGTGCAGAGCCTCAGTTATGTCGGCCTGCCGTTTCTCTTTCATTCCATCATCGGCTTCTCGGTCCTGGAGACCGGTCTGCTGATGTCCGCGTGGCCGTTGGCGCTCGCCCTCGTCTCCCCCGTGGCAGGCCGCCTGTCCGACCGGTCCTCGGCGGGGATCCTCGGCACTCTCGGGTTGGCGCTTCTATGCCTGGGCCTCATCCTGCTCATCCTTGTGCCGGATCGGCCATCCGTCGCCGACGTCTTCTGGCGCATGGGATTGTGCGGGCTCGGCTTCGGACTGTTTCAGGCGCCCAACAGCAAGGCGATCATCGTGGGCAGCCCGCTTCACCGCACCGGGGCTGCAAGTGCGCTCCAATCGGCGGCTCGCCTCCTCGGGCAAACCCTGGGCGCCGCGCTCGTCGCCAATATGCTGAAGCAACCTCTGGAAACGGCCGGTCCCCGGATTCTCCTCGTGGCTCTCGGGTTCTCCATCGCCGGCAGTATCGCCAGCTTCCTGCGAATTGTTGTGAAGGATGAGCCTGCTTGATAAGGTCGATGCTTTAGGAAAAGGACTTATGCGTCTTCCTTCTTTAGCGGCTCTGCGGGCGTTCGAAGCTGTCGGCAGGACAGGAAGCATCCGTGCTGCTGGAGAAGAGCTCGCCATCAGCCCCACCGTTGTCTCGCGGCACATTCAGAACCTGCAGGCCGATCTTGGCGTGACGTTGATGGAGCACAAGGGCAGGGGGGTGATCCTGACCCAGGCGGGCGCGCAGTACCACGGGCAGGTCAGGCAAGCCTTCGATCTGCTGCGCCAGGCCACGCAGGGAACCAAGACGACAGGCCGGAAAAGTTTGACGATATGGTGCATTCCGGGCCTCGCGACGGTCAAACTCCTGGCGCGATTGCCGGAGCTCGAGGCGCAATTGGGGGGAGGAGACATCCCCCTGCAGCCCCCCTTGTCCCGCCCCGACTTTTCGAGAGGCGATGCGGATGCGGAAATCGTCTACCTGGACAATCCGCCTCGTCAGGGCGATCTTCGAGCGGAACGGCTGTCGCATCCTCGGGTCTTCCCCGTCGCGAGCCCGGCTCTGCTGGCCCGCTTCCCCGACATCACGTCGCCGCTCGATCTGCTGAGGCTTCCGCTGATCCACGAGGATTCGACGGACCAGTGGGAGTTCTGGCTCAGGCATGCGGGCGTCACGCATATTCCCATTCTTCAGGGACCGCGCCTCTGGCATGCTCATTTGGCAATCGAGGCGGCGAAGATCGGTCAAGGAATCGCTATCGCCAACGCCCTCCTCGTCGAGGACGACGTGAGGCTCGGGCGTCTGGTCGAGGTCCTGCCGTCCGAAGTCTATCTCGGATCCTATTACCTGGTCGCTCCGCGCAACAGGTGGAGCAGTCGGCCTATTCAGATGCTCTTCGACTGGCTCGTGCAGGTCTTGCAGCCGGGCAGAACCATGATTGCTGCATCCGGTGCAGCAATCATGACCAAAGAAGCTGATTGTTGAACAAGGCTCGAGATCGTTACCTCGTGTCCTGCACGCAAACGAGGCTTCCATGACGACAAATGCCGAACTTCTCACCCGCCGCAATGTCTCGGTCGCCCGCGGCATCGGGCATACGACGCCGGTTTCCGCCGCGCGGGCGCTGAATGCGGAGATCTGGGATGTCGAAGGGCGCCGCTATGTCGATTTTGCAGGCGGCATTGCCGTGCTGAACACCGGCCACCGCCATCCGAAGGTCGTGGCCGCGGTCAAGGAGCAGATGGAGCTGTTCACGCATACCTGTTTCCAGGTGTTGATGTACGAACCCTACATTGCCCTGGCCGAGCGCTTGAATGCCCTTGCTCCGATCGCCGGCCCTCTCAAGTCGGTCTTCTTCACCACGGGAGCCGAAGCCACGGAGAACGCGGTGAAGATCGCCCGAGCCGCGACCGGACGATCGGGGGTGATCGCCTTCACCGGCGGATTCCACGGCCGCACCGTTATGGCCTCGGCCCTGACCGGGAAGGTGGTTCCCTACAAGAAGGGACTTGGGCCGGCACTGCCGGAAGTCTGGCATGTTCCGTTTCCGACCGCGCAGAACGGTGTTAGCACCGACGATGCTCTGAAGTATCTGGATTTCATCTTTAAGGCGGATGTCGACCCCTCTCGGATCGCAGCCGTCATCGTCGAGCCTGTGCAAGGCGAGGGAGGGTTCCATCAGGTTCCTGCGGATCTCATGCGCTCACTGCGTGCCGTGTGCGACCAGCATGGCATCGTCCTCATCGCGGATGAGGTTCAGACGGGCTTCGGTCGCACCGGGAGGATGTTCGCGATGGAGCACTACGACGTGTCTCCGGATCTCATATGCGTGGCGAAGAGCCTGGCCGGCGGTTTTCCGCTCTCAGGTGTGATCGGCAAGGCTCCCATCATGGATGCGGCGGAGCCAGGCGGCCTCGGCGGCACTTATGCCGGCAATCCACTCGCCTGTGCCGCCGCCCTGGCCGTCCTCGATGTCTTTGAGGAGGAAAAGCTGCTGGAGCGCGCAGAAGCCATCGGGCAGCGGCTGCGGTCTTGGCTGGAGCGGGCACGGAGCCGCAATGATCTTCTGCCGATAGCGGACATCCGGGGACCTGGGGCCATGGTCGCCTTCGACATTGTAAAAGACCGCGGCAACCGCGATCCCGACGCCAATGCCACCAAGCGTGTCATCCAGCGGGCCTATGAAAGCGGCTTGATCCTTCTCTCCTGCGGAACGAATGCCAACACGGTCCGTATCCTGGTGCCTCTGACGGCAGAAGACGGGATCGTCGACGAGGGATTGGAAATCCTCGGGCAGGCCCTCGCGGCCTAAATCGGATCGGAGCCTTGGTATGACTGCGTATGCCCAACCTGCCGCCCGCACCATCCCGGACCTGAAGGACCCGTCGCTCTTGGTGGGACAGGCCTATGTGGCGGGGGCGTGGATCGATGCGCCGGACGGCCGGACCATTCCGGTCACCGACCCGTTCGACGGCGCCCTCATCTGCGACGTGCCCGATCTCGGCCCCGAGATGGCCCGGCGCGCCATCGATAAGGCGCACGCGGTCCAGAAGGACTGGGCCCGGCGCACCGCCAAGGAGCGCAGCGCCATCCTGCGCCGCTGGTACGACCTGATCGTCGCCAACGCCGACGACCTCGCCCTCATCCTCACCACCGAGCAGGGCAAGCCGCTGGCCGAAGCCAAGGCCGAGGTGATCTCGAACGCCGCCTATATCGAGTGGTTCGCCGAAGAGGCCAAGCGCATCGACGGCGACGTCATCCCCGGCGCCTCGCCGTCCCAGCGCATCGTGGTGCTCAAGCAGCCGGTGGGCGTGTGCGCGGCGATCACGCCCTGGAACTTCCCCAACGGCATGATCACCCGGAAAGTCGGCCCGGCGCTCGCCGCCGGCTGCACCATGGTGCTCAAGCCCGCCGCCCAGACCCCGCTCTCGGCCCTGGCGCTCGCCGTCCTGGCCGAGCGGGCCGGCGTCCCCAAGGGCGCGTTCTCGGTCGTCACCGGCGAGGCCCGGCCCATCGGCGAGGAGTTCTGCCGCAACCCGAAGGTGGCCAAGATCACCTTCACCGGCTCGACCGGCGTCGGCCGCTGGCTGATGAAGGAGGCCGCCGACGGCATCAAGCGGCTGTCGCTGGAGCTCGGCGGCAATGCGCCGTTCATCGTGTTCGACGATGCCGATCTCGATGCGGCGGTCGAGGGCGCGATGGCCTCGAAGTTCCGCAATGCCGGCCAGACCTGCGTGTGCGCCAATCGGATCTACGTGCAGGCGGGCGTGGCCGAGGCCTTTGCCGAGAAGCTCGCCGCCAGGGCGAAGGGGCTCAAGCTCGGCCGGGGCACGGAAGCCGGCGTGACCATGGGGCCGCTGATCGACGAGCGCGCCGTGGCCAAGATGGAGGAGCATGTCCGGGACGTGCTGGATAAGGGCGGCCAGCTCTTGGTGGGCGGTAGGCGCTCGGATCTCGGCGGCACGTTCTTCGAGCCGACGGTGATGACCGGCGTGACGCAGGGCATGAAGGTGACGAAGGAGGCGACGTTTGCGCCGCTGGCGCCGATCATCACGTTCACGGACGAGGCGGAGGTGATCGCGATGGCGAACGACTCGGAGTTCGGGCTGGCGTCGTATTTCTACGCCCGGGACATGGCCCGGGTCTGGCGGGTGGCGGAGGCGCTGGAGAGCGGCATGGTGGGGGTGAACACGCCGGCGCTCGCCAACGAGATGGCGCCGTTCGGCGGCGTGAAGCAGTCGGGGCTCGGCCGCGAGGGCTCCAAATACGGCATCGAGGGCTTCCTCGAAATCAAGTACATCAACATCGCAGGCCTGTAGGAATGAGCGAGGAAGCCTACCGGCAATGAGTCGTGAGCCTCAAACGCCGGCGCTCGCTTCCATCGGATGAAGCATGCACTAGATGAGGGGGGCGTCAGGCTCACGCGCTGACGTCGCGAAGCCCCACGGGATCGGCTGATCGGGGCCGCATCTAGAAAAAGCATTCAAACCTCTCTAGGGTGCGGCCGTCCTCATCCGACTTGGAACCAGCAAGAGACCAATCGATGTCCATCGATGCCGAAGCCATCGCCGACCGCCGCCGTCTGCGCCGCAAGCTCTCCTTCTGGCGCGTCGCGGGATTCCTGGGCCTCATCGCGGCCGTGGCCGCGCTGGGCTATGCGGCCGCCGACCGGGCGGGATACGGGGCCATTCAGAACCAGATCGCCCGCATCTCCGTCGACGGCGTGATCACCGGCAACCAGCGCCTCGCCGACCTGATGCAGCGGGTGGGCGATTCGAGCGCGGTCTCCGGCGTGGTGATCTCCATCAACAGCCCCGGCGGCACGACGACCGGCTCCGAGGAGCTCTACCGGAACATCCGCCGGCTCGCCGACAAGAAGCCCGTCGTCACCTTCGTCGACGGCACGGCCGCGTCGGGCGGCTACATCACGGCCATCGCGACCGATTACATCGTCGCCCGCGAGACCTCCATCGTGGGCTCCATCGGCGTGCTCTTCCAGTATCCCGACCTGTCGGGCCTCATGCGCCAGGTCGGCGTGAAGCTGGAGGAGGTGAAGTCCACGCCGCTCAAGGCGGAGCCCAGCCCCTTCAAGCCCACGTCGCCGGAGGCCCGCGCGGCCATGCAGTCGGTGGTCAACGACACCTATGACTGGTTCAAGACCCTGGTGCGCGAGCGCCGCCGCCTCAGCGAGAGCGAGCTGGCCGCCGCGTCCACCGGTCAGGTGTTCAGCGGCCGCCAGGGCGTGCCCATGAAGCTCGTCGACAGGATCGGCGCGGAGCGCGATGCGGTCGCCTGGCTGGAGCAGAACAAGGGCGTGGCCAAGGACCTGCCGATTCGCGACTGGAAGCCGAAGAGCGACCGTGACCTCTCCCTCTTCGCCATGGGTGCCACGGCGGCCGATCTCCTCGGCTTCGACCGGGTGGCGGACGGCTTGCGCCGCGCCTCGTCCCATGCGGAGATCGCGCAACTTGACGGCCTCCTGGCGGTCTGGCAACCTTCGGAAAAATAAAGCAACGTCAAAGATATAGCTATTCCATGATCAAATCCGAACTGGTGCTCAAGATCGCCGAGCAGAACCCGCATCTCTACCAGCGCGATGTGGAGAAGATCGTGAACGCGATTCTCGATACCATTGCCGATGCCCTCGCCAGGGGCGACCGGGTCGAGCTGCGCGGCTTCGGCGCCTTCTCGGTGAAGAAGCGGGACGCCCGCACGGGTCGCAACCCGCGCACGGGCGAAGCCGTTTCCATCTCCGAAAAGGTCGTTCCCGTCTTCAAGACGGGCAAGGAAATGCGTCAGCGGCTCAATGCTCCGGCTCCCAAGGTGCTCAAGGCCGCGGCCGCTCAGTGATTGCTTGAGAGGTGTTCGTGATTCGCTTTCTGAAGGCGCTCATTCTTCTGCCGGTCGCCATCCTGGTGGTTCTGCTCGCGGTGGCAAACCGCGCCCCGGTGACCCTGTCGCTCGATCCGTTCTCCCAGGACGCGCCGGAATTCGCCACCCGGCTGCCGCTCTTCGCCGTGATCTTCGCGGCCGTCATGCTCGGCGTGGTCATCGGCGGCACGGCGACCTGGCTCGCGCAGGGCAAGAACCGCAAGTCGCGCCGACAGCTGCGGCGCGAGACGCGCCAGCTGCGCTACGAGACCGAGCGCCTCAAGTCGCAGACTCCGGCGTCCACCACCCTGCCGGCCACGGTGTCCGCTTCTCCCAGCCCCAGGTTCTAAAGATTCTCCCATGCGTGTGGTGACATCTGCCGAGATCGACCGGGTCCTCACCTTTCCGGCCCTGATCGATGCCCTGGGCGAGGCCTTTCGCGGCGACATGGTTACGCCGGTGCGCCATCACCATGAGATCGAGCGCGCCGGCGCCCATGGCACGCTCCTGCTCAT
This region of Microvirga mediterraneensis genomic DNA includes:
- a CDS encoding muconolactone Delta-isomerase: MEFLVNIKLRWSENMDPNLKERVIREERAHAADLIKQGHLVRMWRVPCRFENWGIWRAKDATELHDIITGLPANPWMHDIVVHPLARHAVDPAPYHG
- a CDS encoding MFS transporter, translated to MTAVTIAIVMAVLDGALINLALPLMARDLGANPSLVVWVVSSYQLVITISLFPFSALGDRIGYSRVFIGGMLLFTAASLACALASSVSSLIGARVLQGLGASALMSVNIALVRYIYPKHALGRGIGYNTLIVALSASAGPSIAAAILAVAPWPWLFGINVPLGLAASAIGVLALPKTPLHNQGFDLSGSILSAVTIGILVIAADGLGYDSENRFPASVQAFVIVALLFWLYLDQRRKSTPAIPLDILRIPSVGLSALTATLSYVVQSLSYVGLPFLFHSIIGFSVLETGLLMSAWPLALALVSPVAGRLSDRSSAGILGTLGLALLCLGLILLILVPDRPSVADVFWRMGLCGLGFGLFQAPNSKAIIVGSPLHRTGAASALQSAARLLGQTLGAALVANMLKQPLETAGPRILLVALGFSIAGSIASFLRIVVKDEPA
- a CDS encoding LysR substrate-binding domain-containing protein: MRLPSLAALRAFEAVGRTGSIRAAGEELAISPTVVSRHIQNLQADLGVTLMEHKGRGVILTQAGAQYHGQVRQAFDLLRQATQGTKTTGRKSLTIWCIPGLATVKLLARLPELEAQLGGGDIPLQPPLSRPDFSRGDADAEIVYLDNPPRQGDLRAERLSHPRVFPVASPALLARFPDITSPLDLLRLPLIHEDSTDQWEFWLRHAGVTHIPILQGPRLWHAHLAIEAAKIGQGIAIANALLVEDDVRLGRLVEVLPSEVYLGSYYLVAPRNRWSSRPIQMLFDWLVQVLQPGRTMIAASGAAIMTKEADC
- the gabT gene encoding 4-aminobutyrate--2-oxoglutarate transaminase — protein: MTTNAELLTRRNVSVARGIGHTTPVSAARALNAEIWDVEGRRYVDFAGGIAVLNTGHRHPKVVAAVKEQMELFTHTCFQVLMYEPYIALAERLNALAPIAGPLKSVFFTTGAEATENAVKIARAATGRSGVIAFTGGFHGRTVMASALTGKVVPYKKGLGPALPEVWHVPFPTAQNGVSTDDALKYLDFIFKADVDPSRIAAVIVEPVQGEGGFHQVPADLMRSLRAVCDQHGIVLIADEVQTGFGRTGRMFAMEHYDVSPDLICVAKSLAGGFPLSGVIGKAPIMDAAEPGGLGGTYAGNPLACAAALAVLDVFEEEKLLERAEAIGQRLRSWLERARSRNDLLPIADIRGPGAMVAFDIVKDRGNRDPDANATKRVIQRAYESGLILLSCGTNANTVRILVPLTAEDGIVDEGLEILGQALAA
- a CDS encoding NAD-dependent succinate-semialdehyde dehydrogenase; amino-acid sequence: MTAYAQPAARTIPDLKDPSLLVGQAYVAGAWIDAPDGRTIPVTDPFDGALICDVPDLGPEMARRAIDKAHAVQKDWARRTAKERSAILRRWYDLIVANADDLALILTTEQGKPLAEAKAEVISNAAYIEWFAEEAKRIDGDVIPGASPSQRIVVLKQPVGVCAAITPWNFPNGMITRKVGPALAAGCTMVLKPAAQTPLSALALAVLAERAGVPKGAFSVVTGEARPIGEEFCRNPKVAKITFTGSTGVGRWLMKEAADGIKRLSLELGGNAPFIVFDDADLDAAVEGAMASKFRNAGQTCVCANRIYVQAGVAEAFAEKLAARAKGLKLGRGTEAGVTMGPLIDERAVAKMEEHVRDVLDKGGQLLVGGRRSDLGGTFFEPTVMTGVTQGMKVTKEATFAPLAPIITFTDEAEVIAMANDSEFGLASYFYARDMARVWRVAEALESGMVGVNTPALANEMAPFGGVKQSGLGREGSKYGIEGFLEIKYINIAGL
- the sppA gene encoding signal peptide peptidase SppA codes for the protein MSIDAEAIADRRRLRRKLSFWRVAGFLGLIAAVAALGYAAADRAGYGAIQNQIARISVDGVITGNQRLADLMQRVGDSSAVSGVVISINSPGGTTTGSEELYRNIRRLADKKPVVTFVDGTAASGGYITAIATDYIVARETSIVGSIGVLFQYPDLSGLMRQVGVKLEEVKSTPLKAEPSPFKPTSPEARAAMQSVVNDTYDWFKTLVRERRRLSESELAAASTGQVFSGRQGVPMKLVDRIGAERDAVAWLEQNKGVAKDLPIRDWKPKSDRDLSLFAMGATAADLLGFDRVADGLRRASSHAEIAQLDGLLAVWQPSEK
- the ihfB gene encoding integration host factor subunit beta encodes the protein MIKSELVLKIAEQNPHLYQRDVEKIVNAILDTIADALARGDRVELRGFGAFSVKKRDARTGRNPRTGEAVSISEKVVPVFKTGKEMRQRLNAPAPKVLKAAAAQ
- a CDS encoding lipopolysaccharide assembly protein LapA domain-containing protein; the encoded protein is MIRFLKALILLPVAILVVLLAVANRAPVTLSLDPFSQDAPEFATRLPLFAVIFAAVMLGVVIGGTATWLAQGKNRKSRRQLRRETRQLRYETERLKSQTPASTTLPATVSASPSPRF